The DNA window AGGTTATAGCGGCACTCGTTCTGCTCTTCGGCTCTCTGATAGACGCCCTCGACGGAACGCTCGCAAGATTAACCGGAAAGACGAGCCGCTTTGGGGCCTTTCTTGACTCCACCTTCGACAGGATAAGCGATGGAGCGGTTCTTTTCGGGATAGCCCTCGGGAATCTCGTGGACTGGCGTGTGGCTTTTATCGCCTTCATGGGGAGCTACCTTGTGAGCTACGAGCGGTGCAGGGCCGAACTGGCAGGCTCCGGAAGGCTGGCAGTTGGGGTAGCCGAGAGGGCGGAGCGGCTGCTGATAATAATCATCACCGCGCTCTTCGGCTACGTTGAGTACGGCCTCTACGCGGTTGCGGTTCTGGCGTGGATAACCGTCCTCCAGAGGCTCTATGCCGCCTACCAGAGGCTCAAGGGGTGAAAAGAGTGAAAAAAGAGGGGATGACGAGAATTTCGCTAGGCGAGCCGCAGGGGCAATGAAGAACCCTGCCGTTGCCGACCCTGACATCCTTCTTTATTTTTCCGTCAGGCCCCTCACGATTTCAACGACCTCGCTCAGCTTTGAAACCACGAAGTCGCAGTCCCCCCACAGTTCCCTCTTCGCGCCATTCGGGTCGAGGAGGACGCTCATCATGCCGACCTTCTTGGCCCCAACGCAGTCTTTGGCCGGGTTGTCGCCGATGTAGATGGCCTCGCCCGCTTCAACGCCGGCCCTTTCAAGCGCGAGCCTGAAGGGCCCCTCGTGGGGCTTGTAGAAGCCGGCATCCTCGCTGGTTGTTATAGAATCGAACAGGTCGTAGATTCCGAGTGCCTTAAGGTGGGCCTCGATGTAGTCGTTGTCCGAGTCGGTTATGATTCCGACGTGGAGGCCGAGGTCTTTGAGGGCCTCAATCGTCTCAACGGCATCGGGGAAGAGCTGGCCATGGCGCTCGTGCATGGCGATGCTTATCTCCCAGAAGTCGTCGGGGACGGTGAAGCCGTGGCGCTCGGCCACCTTCATCATGGCATCGGTGTCAACGTCCCGGATTTTGACGTAGGGCTTGCCGGCGAGCTCCTTGAACATCGCGGAGCTTTCGGCCTCGTACTCCTCCCAAAGCTTCACGTAGTCGAGGTCTTCCCTCCCGGCCTTTCTGAGGACCTCCCGTACGATGTTCTGATGGGTAACGTTTTCGCCCTCCTTCGTTATGAGCGTGCCCACGAAATCGAAGAAGACCGCTCTGAGCATCACAACCACCGGAGGGAGTTGGAGGCCAACGTTAAAACACTTGCCCGGCAGAACGACAAGTTGGGACCTAAAATCTTTCAGAAAGTTGCATCTATGACGGAAAAACGTTAGAAAAACTTTTATCCGCTCCCGGGGACGAACCGCCGACGGAGGTGATGAAAATCGAAGCGATACTCCTCGTCTGGGGCGTCCGGGACGAGGTTCTGGAAAAGCTCCCCGTTGATGGTTACTGGCTCTACGGGGAGTACGACTTCATAGCCAAGCTGGAGTTCCGGGACGAGTTCGAGATGGAGACGTTCATGAGAGACCTCAAGCGTGTAATCCACGGCGGAACATTTAAGCTCATTCCAGTTGTGATTTCTGCAGTTAAAAACGGCGGAGAAACGAACGTCCTTGAGGGGCTCAAACCTTCGGCCCCATGATGCCCTTCTTTTTCAGCTCCGCGTAGGCCCTTCTGAGGGCGTCCCTAATCAGGTACCTCTTATTCATGCCCCCGAGCCTGTGGGCGGCCTTTCTCAGGCTTCCCTCCCGGAGGAAAAGTTCGAGGAGCTTTCTGTCCTCCTCGGAGAGGTCGAGGTATTTCAAGGCTTTCTCCGCTATCTCCACCGGAAGGTTGCCCTCGTAGGCGTAGTCCGAGCTCATAACCGGCTTCTCAAAGCGCTCCGCGAGACTGAAGACTATAACGTGGGCGGTGGAGTCGTCGTTGACCCACTTGTAGTGCTCCTTCAAAGCCCTAATAAGCTCCTCCCTGCTCGAAAAACCGTCCAGAAGGGCATCCTCGTCGGTGAGCTCGCCAACCGTTTTGCTCTCAACCCTCTCGATAACGGCCTTCCCTATCGCGTAGCCGCCCGAGTGCAGAAGGACTTCATCCCCCGGCTCCAGATTCGGCCTCCTGCCGAGCCTCACCGTTGCCCTCTTCCTTCCGCTCAGTATCGCCTCGGCGTAGCGTCCGTCGAACTCCAGGTGCCTCATCTCCCCTCACCGATGAGCTTGAACTTTATGGCGATGACACCGTAGCGGTTCTCCTTCCACTTCGGGTACATGCCGTGGAACCTCCTCACCGCCCTCTCAAAGCTCGGCTCGTCTGGAAAGATTTTCTTTATCGGTTCCTCCCTCAGAACCTGCCGGAAGGTCTCGTAACGCTTGATCCCGGTGACCACGGCAGGAACCGAATCGTTGAATATGAGCTTGTCCCCGGGTTGTATTCCCCTCAGCCCCGGATAGGCAACCCTGACCTCTATTCGCTTTTCCCCGGACTTTATGTAGTCCAGATACTCCTCTCGAACCCGCAGGTGATATACCCTCATTTTCACCACGTTTCGCCTTAACATTCTCCTTAAAAGCTTTAACCGATGGAAACTTTTAAATCCTTTAGCACCGAAGAGGGTTTAGGTGTGGGGAATGCGACGAGCCCAGGGAGCCCTTGAGTACCTGTTCATGCTGGCGGCGGTCCTTATTCTCGTTACGATGGCCATACGGGTTGTCATGGATAGCGTTCACAACCTCAACACCGCCATAGCCAACTACACCGAGGAGGTCAGGAAGCAGCTCCTTGAAAACCTGTGAGGTGAAATCATGGAAATCATCCCGCTCGTTCTTGGCGTGTTAGCCGGGATAATGACTTCCTACACCGACATCAAAACTGGATTCATTTACGATGTCCACGCCTTCCCCACCCTAACGGTTTTGGGCAAGTTGCTGGGCTGGGAAGAGGATGAGGCTGAGGAGGTTGATCTGCCCGGCTGGATTGACAAGGTTATAATACCTGCCGCGGAGGTTGGAATCGTCTACTACCTGTACAGAGGCCTCACCGAACATAATGCGATGATAGCAACCGCGGGCTTCATTGGCCTCATCATCGGCTTCCTTCTGGGGTTCCTTCTCTATTACCTTGGAGCATGGGCAAGTGGAGATATCGTGGTTCTCGCCGCGTTCTCCGCCCTCCTACCATTCGCACCCGATACCGCCCGGATCGTCCCCCCCTACGGCGTTGGATATCCCTTGTACCCCATATCCCTCCTGTTCAACAGCATTCTGGCGGTTTTTCCGTTCATACTGCTCTACTCGTTCGGCGTTCTGATCGCCAAAGGAAAGACCAACCGTCTGGCAGAGGTATTCGCCGGGGGGATTAAAACCGCCGTGGAGTTTGCCCTGTGGTTGATGGCGATCGTTGTCGTCGGATTTGCCCTCGCCGGCAAAGGTCTTGGCGGACCGGCCGCGGGGGTGGTCTCCTTCGTTATCCTGCTGCCCCTCTTTGCGAGGTTCAGGATTGTAGGAGACGTGGCCGGAATCGCCGCTTTAGCGTATCTGCTCTACCTAGACCCAACCGCCGCATACCTTGTCCTCCTGAAGACCCTGGCAGTTTCGTACATTCTCAAGGTTCTCCTGTCCACGATAAGCCTTATGCGCACCGAGGTTCTCGTTGAGGAGGTCACCGTCCAGGAACTCCGCGAGTGGGACATTCTCGGGGAGGTCATCCACGAGATGGACGGCAGGGTGCTGAGGGACCGGGGGAGTGGCCTTGAGCGCTTTAAGAAAGCCCTCCTCTCATGGGATTTCAAGGCGTTGAGACCGGTCAGGGGGCGGGTCATAGCCTCCCCCACAGCGGAAGGCCTGAGCAGAGAGCAGATTGAGGAACTGAAACGGCTCGTCGAGGAGGGAAAGATTGAAAACAGCTTTTTAAGGAAGAAATCGATGCCCTTCGCCCCGGCGCTCTTCCTCGGCTTCTTGATAAGCTACTTCTGGGGCGACGTCTTCTGGTGGCTCGTTCTCAGGGTTGCCGGGCTCTGACGGGTTAAATTTTTAAGCTCCAGCACGGAGAAACCACCGCCGGCCCGGCGTCCGCCCACCCCGCGGAGGGGTGAAGCGGGGATTCCGGCCGGGCCGACAGGGGAATGAGGAGCTTTTGCTTTGCTGAGGAGTGATGAACACGCCCTTCACTGACCCCGCTCTTCTATGAGTCCCTTGATGATTTCCATGACCTCGCGGAGGCTCTCAACGTTGTGGTCGCCCTCAACGCCCTCGTGGGGGTTTATCGCTATGCTGACGTCGGCTTCCTTAAACATGCTCAGGTCGTTGAAGCCGTCGCCAACGGCCACCGTAAGCTCTGGCTTCAGCTCCTCCTTCAGCTCCCGGAGTATGGTTCCCTTGCTCCTGAAGTCGACGATTGGGTTGACCTTCCCGGTAACAACACCGTTCCCGTCGAATATCAGTTCGTTGGCGAAGACGTAGTCAACTTCGAGTTCCCTCGCTATCCTTCGGGCGAGGCACATAAGACCGCTGCTGAGTATCGCTATCTTGAAGTCGTTCTTCCTGAGAAACTCGATAAGCTCCTTTGCTCCGTCCATGTACTCAACCGAGTTCGCCCATTCCATAATCTCATCCTTTCTGTGCCCCCGCCAGAGGGAGGCGTCTAGCTCCGCCCACTTCACGTAGTCTATTTTTCCCGCAAAGAAGAGTTCGGCGTATTCCTTTCCCTTCTCCCAGGTTCCAAACATCTTGTGGAGTTCCACCCAGCTGGAGACTGACTTGACCAGCGTCCCTTCGAGATCAAAGGCTATCAGCCTAACCATCGTACCACCTGAAAAGAGAGCGGGAGGGAACTTAAAAGCCTACCTCTCCCAGCCGTGTTCCCCTATGAGCGGCACGAAAGCGACGCCGCCCCAGCGCTTTTTCTTAATTCGCCCGTTTTCGTCCTTCATCACCACGTAGAGGTCCTGCCACATGTGGTAGCTTCCCACGGGGATAACGAGTCTCCCGCCGGGCTTCAGCTGTTCGATCAGGGGTTTCGGAACCTTCGGCGCCCCCGCGGTGACGATTATCACCTCGTAGGGGGCTTTGGGGGGAAAGCCGAGCGTTCCATCGCCGGGAATCACGTGAACGTTTTTCACTCCAGCCCGCTCAAGGTTCCTCCTCGCGAATTCAACCAGCTCGGGAATCCGTTCGACCGTGTAAACGTCGGTCCTCACAAGCTCGGCTATCAAAGCTGCGTTCCATCCGCTGCCGGTTCCCACCTCAAGGACTTTCATTCCCGGCCTCAGCTCGGCCAGCTCAAGCATTATCGCCACCATGTGGGGGGCGCTTACCGTCTGCCCCGCGGGGATTGGAAGGGGCTCATCAACGTGGGCGTAGCCCCTATAGCGCTCCTCCACGAAGAGATACCGCGGATACTTGAGAAAAGCCATCCTAACGGCCTCACTTTTGATTATCCCCTCCCTCACGAGGGAGGCGACCCTCCGTTTCCACATTTCGTCCAAATCACTCACGGGGTTCACCCAAAAAATATGGGGCAAGGTGCGTATCAACCTTTCTCATGACCTCCTGGCCTGGTACCAGGCAAGGGTTATTATCGCCAGGGCCCCTATCAGGACACCCACCGCAGTCCAGAGTGCCTTGGACTTCAGCGGGGTGTACGGAACACTCTGCGTTTCAGTCACGGTGCTCTCCTTTGTCTCAGTGCGTGTTTCCGTCACGGTTACGGTTCCGTTGGACGGAACAGTCTCGGTTACAGTAACAGTCACGGTTTCGGTGCCGTTTTCCTGGGGCTTGGGCACATCTATCACAACCACCGTTCCGTTCACCCTGCCGGGTATCGTCTCGATGGACACACTCACCTTTCGCTTTCCAACTGAGTACGGAACGAGCAGGAGTGACATGGTAACGCTGTCCCCGGGCTTCAGATTGAGCGGAGCCACCAGTCCGGCACTCGATGGCTCAAAGACTCCGTTAGGTTCGACAGCGATGCCATTGGGGATGCCAACTGTAAGGTTCGCGGGAAGGGCAACGTCACCCGTGTTGGTTACACTCACGTTAATGACGAGGGGGTGATAAAGCCGGACGTTTTCATTCCCCGAAACCTTTAGGGAGTACGAAACCTTTGAGGGACTCACTTGAATCTTCGGGGAGTTGGATTCAAAGGTCAAAATCGTGTAGCCGCCGCACGCGAGTTCGAAGGGTGCCACAGCCTTCGCGATGACCTTACCGAGGCTCACGTTTCCGGAACGAAGCGGCATCACGGTCACTTCAAAGGCTCTCCGTACCCCCGGCTTGAGAGAGGGAACGGAGATTTCCCCTCCGGAGAGCAGTTTGAACCCCCGATCAGGAACGAAGCGGAGGATCACGTTAGAAAGCGCAACTGTGCCCGTATTTTCCACATCTATCCTGACCTTCTGGGGAACGTACTTCTTGCCGGGCGATGAGTCAACCGTGATCAGGAGGTTGGCAACCTTTTTTATATCGGGAACCTTTGAAGGATCAATGAAGACATTGAAAGTCGCCTTTCCGTTGCCATCAACGCTTTCAAGGGCAACCGTAACACCACCGTGATAGAGGGCCTGCGCCACCGGCACGGCGGAGATTCTAGAGGACGCCAGAACCTGGCCGCAGGAGTTCCTGAGGGACACCCCCACCGAGCCGTCGAAGTTGTAGTCGTAGTGCAGAACGTAGGGGCCAACGTTCCTGGTTTGACCCGGCGAGAGGGAGAAAGTTGCATCCGGCACAGATTGAATCTCCATGGACGCGCCCCTGAAGAAGACCTCGACTTTGGCGTACTCAACTCCAACCAGTTCAAGTGCCTTCACGTGGAAGGGCCCCACATCGATCTCCTTGCCGACCGTTACGGAGTACGTCCTGCCTTCATATCTAAAGAAAAGTGTCTCAACAAAGCCCGTTGAGGTTTTTTCGATAGTGGCATTGGTGAAAGTCAACGTTCGGCCTGCGGCCGTGACGTCCTGTCCAGGTTTCAGGTAGCCGGCAAAAATCTTGGGATATGCCTTGACCTTGACCCTGAGGTTTCCGAACTTTATCGTCCCCGAGCTGAACGTCTTTGACTCATCGCCCCTGGACACGGTAACCTTGGCCCCCTTCGCCCCCACCGAGACGAGCTTGATTGAATACTCTCCAAAGACCAGTGTTTCACCCTGCAAAACGTAGGGAAAGCTTGCGTTCAGGAGGAGAATCGGTTTTTCACCGACAATCGCCCTGAGGAAACCAAGCGAAACGTTGTTCTCGGAGACACTCTCGCCGGGATGGAGGCTGAAATCCCTCTGTGA is part of the Thermococcus sp. 21S7 genome and encodes:
- the pgsA gene encoding archaetidylinositol phosphate synthase, which gives rise to MVLNRYRENVRGYLEAIVRPLARVGVTPNQITVLGLLISLAGAYFFYRGEQVIAALVLLFGSLIDALDGTLARLTGKTSRFGAFLDSTFDRISDGAVLFGIALGNLVDWRVAFIAFMGSYLVSYERCRAELAGSGRLAVGVAERAERLLIIIITALFGYVEYGLYAVAVLAWITVLQRLYAAYQRLKG
- a CDS encoding TIGR02253 family HAD-type hydrolase; this translates as MLRAVFFDFVGTLITKEGENVTHQNIVREVLRKAGREDLDYVKLWEEYEAESSAMFKELAGKPYVKIRDVDTDAMMKVAERHGFTVPDDFWEISIAMHERHGQLFPDAVETIEALKDLGLHVGIITDSDNDYIEAHLKALGIYDLFDSITTSEDAGFYKPHEGPFRLALERAGVEAGEAIYIGDNPAKDCVGAKKVGMMSVLLDPNGAKRELWGDCDFVVSKLSEVVEIVRGLTEK
- a CDS encoding ASCH domain-containing protein, yielding MRHLEFDGRYAEAILSGRKRATVRLGRRPNLEPGDEVLLHSGGYAIGKAVIERVESKTVGELTDEDALLDGFSSREELIRALKEHYKWVNDDSTAHVIVFSLAERFEKPVMSSDYAYEGNLPVEIAEKALKYLDLSEEDRKLLELFLREGSLRKAAHRLGGMNKRYLIRDALRRAYAELKKKGIMGPKV
- a CDS encoding ASCH domain-containing protein, with the protein product MRVYHLRVREEYLDYIKSGEKRIEVRVAYPGLRGIQPGDKLIFNDSVPAVVTGIKRYETFRQVLREEPIKKIFPDEPSFERAVRRFHGMYPKWKENRYGVIAIKFKLIGEGR
- a CDS encoding class III signal peptide-containing protein; translation: MRRAQGALEYLFMLAAVLILVTMAIRVVMDSVHNLNTAIANYTEEVRKQLLENL
- a CDS encoding A24 family peptidase C-terminal domain-containing protein, with translation MEIIPLVLGVLAGIMTSYTDIKTGFIYDVHAFPTLTVLGKLLGWEEDEAEEVDLPGWIDKVIIPAAEVGIVYYLYRGLTEHNAMIATAGFIGLIIGFLLGFLLYYLGAWASGDIVVLAAFSALLPFAPDTARIVPPYGVGYPLYPISLLFNSILAVFPFILLYSFGVLIAKGKTNRLAEVFAGGIKTAVEFALWLMAIVVVGFALAGKGLGGPAAGVVSFVILLPLFARFRIVGDVAGIAALAYLLYLDPTAAYLVLLKTLAVSYILKVLLSTISLMRTEVLVEEVTVQELREWDILGEVIHEMDGRVLRDRGSGLERFKKALLSWDFKALRPVRGRVIASPTAEGLSREQIEELKRLVEEGKIENSFLRKKSMPFAPALFLGFLISYFWGDVFWWLVLRVAGL
- a CDS encoding HAD-IB family phosphatase, whose amino-acid sequence is MVRLIAFDLEGTLVKSVSSWVELHKMFGTWEKGKEYAELFFAGKIDYVKWAELDASLWRGHRKDEIMEWANSVEYMDGAKELIEFLRKNDFKIAILSSGLMCLARRIARELEVDYVFANELIFDGNGVVTGKVNPIVDFRSKGTILRELKEELKPELTVAVGDGFNDLSMFKEADVSIAINPHEGVEGDHNVESLREVMEIIKGLIEERGQ
- a CDS encoding protein-L-isoaspartate(D-aspartate) O-methyltransferase: MWKRRVASLVREGIIKSEAVRMAFLKYPRYLFVEERYRGYAHVDEPLPIPAGQTVSAPHMVAIMLELAELRPGMKVLEVGTGSGWNAALIAELVRTDVYTVERIPELVEFARRNLERAGVKNVHVIPGDGTLGFPPKAPYEVIIVTAGAPKVPKPLIEQLKPGGRLVIPVGSYHMWQDLYVVMKDENGRIKKKRWGGVAFVPLIGEHGWER